From Salvelinus namaycush isolate Seneca chromosome 9, SaNama_1.0, whole genome shotgun sequence:
GGATATTTCTAGATAACTTACATGCTCTTTGAAGAGTTTGCCCTGTGCCTTCGTCTTGTGCGGAAAGTGGTGTTTTGACCAGTCCCCTGCAGTCAAGGCATGGAAGGCCTTCTCAAGGTTGTCATGTTTTTTAAAGCACTCTAGCACCTCCTTCAAATGTCTATGTCGGTCCTTGACGGGTCGAAACCTAAAAGTACACCATAGACAGTCAATTTCGTAACTTTGGCTGCTTACTTATGCACAAGCCATTATATGACAAATGTGTACAATTGTGAGCCAGAAAGAGACAAACCTCCTATTCATCTTATGGGTCTGGAAGCCAAGGTAGGGGTCTAGAATAAGGCTTGTAGTCAAGTCATCATTCTCACAGAGCTCCTTTGCAGTCATACCAGATGATGGGGTATGACGTCTCTCTGCCTCTAGGGCAGAACTGCTGACACctgaggtgagagagggaggagatgaggcGAGACAAAAAAACTTGAACAATTAAACCATTTAAAAATCTGGAAAAACTGCAGTGTAATTTATTTATGAAGCTGAAATTGGTCATTTATGGTTCTGTAATTGTGTGGTGAGCAATGCCAGAGGAAAGCACTTACGTCGACTACATCTCCTGCTTCTAAAGGAGCCCTTGCTCTGTCGCAGCGACCTGGCCGAGGTTATGGATAGATCACTGGAGAATCTGCTGCCATGCCGCCTGCCATTCAACACCATGTTCTTTGATTCCCCCATCTACTTCATTACGCCAGAGTAAGGCGCATATACTCTAATCTGTGCTTGAAGATCTGCAGAGTGAGGATGAGGGGAGGCTAGCGTGGTTTAATCTTCTGTTGATATAGACAAGAATTTAGTACTATGCATTCTGGACCtaaacaaagaaacaaacaatTTGAGAGTAAAGACTTGTAGGCAATGCACTTGTAGGCACTGTAAGCAAATAAATTAAGCAGAAAGTTGGGCGCCACAAAACTAACATAGATCCTGAACGGATTGTAGCTAGCTAATTCATGGTTAATCAAAGGATGCCATCTTGTGGTTGCTTGTCAACTTTGAGTTTCCATAGCATTGCATTTCATCGTGGTTATTAATTTAGTCTTTCTCGAAAGGCAAAACAAGCAATGTACCTGCAGAAATATGGTCGTGCTAGCCAGTGTAATGTGGCACAATAAtcaactaatgcctgaaagattATAAATGGGTAACTAACGTTAGGCTAGCATGCCAACACCCCCATGACTCATGAGGTCTGATTTAGAGGCTATGCGTTTTCTGGTTACCTAGCAGAGGCTTCACATCCAATTAAATAGCCAGCAACTACATGCCATTAGTACTAACGTTACTTGCTCTGCTTTTGAAAGTGTGTGCTTCTCACTTAACTAGCTAAATAATAACAAGCGAATGCTACAGCAAAACATCACAACAacaattgctagctagctaacgttagtaagcTAACATTGTTCCACAAAAAAAGTCCATGAAATATCAGTAAAAAAAGTGTCGCTGATAAGACAAACTGTCTAAAATACTCACTTTGTTATTCAAGCGTTTGTACTATTACGTGATTCATCCTGCAATCCGAGGTCTGAACAAATAGAAATACCATTAGTTTAAACGTTAGagaaaacaaacatttaaaaTTGAAGATGGCGGCCAGGCGAAGATTGGGGGGGGCTTGTCTGGACATATACATTGTTTGATATTACGGCAGTTTGTTAGATAAACCAAGGACTGCATGTAGTTTAATAACTATTGTATTAGCTAACTTCATTGTTGTAGAAAAAAAACATCACAGTACCTGGCGCTTTATAAATGCCCTATAAATGTAAATAACATTAGCCTGCGCACTGCTTACTCAAACTTGAAACCCATGAACATTTAAGAACCTTGACGCGCGATTTGATGACGACATTATCAACAACAACTCAGCTGTTAACCTTGTAAGCTAGCTGGCTAACCAATACTTTCTTTACATAAATTGGTCTTATTGACATTTATTCTCCGTAACCTATGTAATTAAACAATTATCCACAAGAAAAAACGACCAAGGTTGCTAGCAAATAGCTACTTCTCTTCTTTTTGTTGCATACAATCATCACAAGGTACGTGAAATGTATAACTAACTATAACGCTAGCTAGCACAACACACCAGTTGGTATTTCACTTTAGATTTAGAGCAGGTTGAAAAACTAAACATATTTGTTCCATTATGTCGTTGCCACATCGATGACAAGCTCAACATTTACGATGTTGGTGTCTTTTGTTTGTCTGTCTACAAGCTCTCTTGCTACGGGttagctacctagccagcaaATATTTAGCAAACGCTCTATATCGTTACACATTCTGTGGAATAGGCGTGTTATGCAATTAACATAATATAACATATGATACCAGTAACCAGACATGTATACATTGGTTAAATTGTTTGGTTAAGAATATAATTTATATAGTATACTATAACGTTAGATGATTACTGACAAACACTTGATTATCTTTCTCAGACTTGGGAAGAACTGGACCAGAATTTATATGGCATAATTAAATCAGACTTATCCTGGTGGGGATTTTGTCCTCCACCAATGAACACCATGTCCCCAAGGAAGAAGCTTCTTGTCCCTGTCAGTAGAAGAAGAATGGCAAAAGCAGGGGATGACTTATTTCCTTTCAATCTTCTGCCGGTGGAATGCCAGCTCCATGTGCTTTCCTTCCTGAGTGAGGTTGACAAGTGCAATTCTGCACTTGTATGCTCCAGTTGGAGTTGCCTTGTGCGATCAGGGAAGCTTTGGAGAGTGGCAGACTTTTCTCGCCGTGGGGTGATCCACCTTGGACAGGAAGGACTGCTGGTGTCCAACAGAGAGTTTGAGCGTTGGAAAGCATGGGTTCAGCACTACACCCACCACCTTATATCCCGTGGGGCAAGCCTGCTCACCCTAAAAGCAAGCTTTGACCTGGGGGACCAGTGCAACAAATGGGGGGAGCTTCTCTCTGACCTCCTGGAAAATGTCCACTGCAGGGATCTCAGTCATCTGGACCTGAACTGGACGTTCACACTACTGGAACCACTGGACCTGCGGGTTGGTTCCAATTCCCACCATGACAGCATTACCAAGATCAAGATGGACCAGGTCACTAACTTTCAGGTGCTACTGGGAAAACTTTCCCACAGCTGCCCTCGGATCACCAAGATGCGCCTGCACTTTGACTGGTCTGAGACATCAGTGTCACTCCTTACTCATTTCCAGCACCTCCGTGTCCTTGAACTCAAGTACTTTTGGGTCTTCAAAGGAGTAAGCCCAAGCACTTTGCAGACCCTGACCAAGTCACTGCCCAACCTTAAGTCCTTGACATTGCATATCCTGGTGCCACTCCGAAACCTTGGCATATCTTACACGCTGGAGTCCATGTCTCTAGAGTTCCTGGATGTATCGCCTAGTCGTGGTCTGGTCTTCTCCAGTCTTAATCTGCCAGCATTACGGGAGCTAAGGGCCAAAAAGATTGTCCGTGGCATTACTTTAGACCGTCGAACCAGGCTTAGGATACAGAGCAGATGGCCCTGTCTGTACCAGGTTCTAAGAGAGGGGACCCCCAGGCTACAGGCCCTTAACAATGAGCGACTGCTTCCTGGTTGGAGAGAGCAGAGTTACAGAGAGCTGTCATCTATCCTCCAGCAGTCCTGTTATTGTCTCCAACACCTGGACAGTTGGCTCTGGTAAACAAAATGCTATTACAAGACGGAATCATAAGCTGTTGGAATTCAGTACAGCTTATCAGGAATGCAGCGTAGGTAGGCTAATCAGAGTCCATTCCAATGGTGGCTGGAACGTTTTAGCTTATTCCTTCACCATTCAATTGCACAAAAttattgtgtattttatttttttattttaccatccatcagacatttttaaatgtttttcttaACTTATTTCTTAGTTTACTGAAGAAGCTGAATCAATCATAATATTTAATTGGTCCAATATTTCTCTCACACCATTGACAACTAAAAAcaatacacatactgtatatacggATTTCATATGCTGTTCTTGAGTGAAGGAATATAATGAGCCTTTAGATCTTCCACGATAAACATTTGCATTGATTCCTTGTGTGTGATATTGAAACAATAGTTCTCTGTTAAAATAATTGTAACAAATATACATTGAATGTTCCGAATTTCAACTAATTCCACTCAATGGAAAATTGCCTTTGTGTGAAATAACAGGTTTACTTGACATGTTGTCAGGTATTTTTGGAGGGTCACTTGTTTGTAGGGTAAACAAACACATATGTATTACTTCAAGAATAGAATTAGTgatgctgcagtgcctcgcttaACCATGAGGTCCTTATCCTTAATGTTTTTGATTGACCATGAAGATTTCTCTCAATAGGTGTAATTTCAACTGCACTGGTAAAACATAATCTGCGCTCTCATTAATTAGTTTGTAACCAGTAATGTAGTTAGGCCTATTTATGGAGGGTATTAGATAATGACATTCCAACAAATCATTGAATTGTATCCTGACATTTCCTTTTTTGTCATTGTTTTGTTGATATAAAACTCCTTTGCTGTGATTTTACAATACAACGGATCCATTAAAGGACCCATGTAAAGTTTTTGCTGCTCTATTTAGTTAGTGGGTGTTGGGGGGGGGAAATCACTTGTCGCAGATCCAATATCCTAGAATGTTCCTTTACTTCCATTTTCATTATTTTTCTTTTTGAGGTAAAGAATGTGTGGTGAAGGGGGGCATTCCAAATAATTATGTCCTAAAATCCCCTCCCCTAGAACACACCCtcctcacacaaacacatgctCCTAATTTTCCCTGAATGCATAATAATCCAGTGCTGGTGGGACACAGACCTGTCAGTGCACTCAGAGGTTGTTTTGGAAACGGGTAAAGAACTCTTGAGGACTCCGAGGGCTGCAGCGCCTGCTGCTGTCCCACACAGCTGGTTCTATCATTACTTAGAACCGCGAGGATCAACATAGACACCAGAGGGCCAACATGCTTTTTCTCTTGCTCTTAAAGGacattttttcttttgagaggAGCTCACGCGATATAAAGTATGTATCACTTTTTGTGCCCTACACTTATTGAGAGGCGTGTGATGTTTGGATTTCAAAGCATTCCCGTTTGAGGTTCACCTAACCCAGGGTTGATGGTATGAGAGGATAACCAATGCCAGATGTGTGGGAGAACAATCTGACTGATTTCATTTGAATGAATATCGACCTCTTTCAGTATTACTCTTTGCTTGCAAAGGCAAGTTCATGCTAAGTCTATGAGCAATAACTGGTTAGCTAATCCCCATAGCAGTCTGCATGTTTATGGGAGGTCGGATAGAGACACAGAGCCAATTAAAGGCAGCTCAGTTCAGCTTCAAGTTCAGTTCCGAGTTCCAAGCTTTACCAACACAACGGGAGGTGTGAGGCTCTTCCAGAAGGACTGGACATGGCCACAGGGGTGTATATCTCAAAGTTCCTGGCCATAGCCATAGTGGTGTTGACTGTCTCATCTATTGGTGGAATAATTACAATGTTTATTGTGTATGAGAACGAAAGAATCAAGACACAACCTACAGCACCACCAACACCTAATTCCACTACTCCGTATCCAACTGGACCACCACCCAACATGAGACTCCCTGGAAACCTGATTCCAGAGAGCTATGACATTGTACTACAGCCTCACCTCTACATCGTGATGAACAACACTACCAATCAATCTCTCGTCTTCACTGGAAACTCCACTGTGTATTTTAGATGTGTGGAGAACACCAAAACTATCGTCCTTCACAGTAAAGAACAGAATGTGACTGCTGTAAAGGTGACAGATCTTGACAAGGGAAAGATCATCAAAGTTGATAACACCATACTGTATAGTAATGAAAGCAACTTCTTAGAGATTGGACTAGACAGTGTTTTAGTCAAAGATGGGAACTACAGTCTCTTTACTGCATTTGAGGGGGAGCTCCTTGATGATCTGGCTGGTTTTTACATGAGTTCATACAAAAAAGGGCCAAGCACAGAGGATGACACTGAAAGGTAAGGGTTTCTTTGGTAACTGCTGAGAAACTAAAAATATCAAAGATTTGTTGTCAAACTTATATGATAGGAATGCTGTGAGATGGAAATTAGATTTGACTTGTATGAAAACCCATTTACAGGTGGTTCGGGAATGAAACGATCATCGTCGAACTTGATGAAAGGTAAGACTTGTACAAGTTTGATATGTTTGCATCATCATTTGCATTACATAACTGGATTGATCACAAACCACCACCCTAAACAGTGCTCCGGTTGGGTAGAGCTTTCTCTGTCTGATAAAGGCATGATTACGTTGCCAATATACAGGTGTAGTGACTTTTTGATAATAATGTAAGCACACTCCTGAACCTTTAAGTTTAGACTTCTTGACAGGGAGGATACGTACTTCCCCTGTATCATCATGAGGCACAACACTGTATGCCTCAACTAAAACGGAGGCACATCCAACAAAGGCCTGACATACTATGGGATAATTTGCCCCTCTGCCACCAATGTAGTAATTGAGGGGGACAGCCAGAGCAGGGCTTGAACCAGAGACCTTGCAATTACAAGGCAGACACATTGCTCTACCTACTGTGTCATTAGGTCAGACCTCTTGTTAGAGGCTGTTATATGGTTACATTTAGGAGTCTGGCAGGAGAGATAATGACTCTGTTTCATAAGTCCTCACAGGTTAGGTCAGGCAGTAGCTTATTCCTTTAATATGCAGTGGTTCCTTGCAATTAATTAGTAGTGGCCAGTACTAAGCAGCTAGAAAACAACCTGAAACCACCTCGTCATTACACCTTGACGCATATTAATATGTGATCGTTTCCATGCTATAAATCAGTGACCTGCTAGTTTACAGACAACTGTGCTTGAACAGAGATCGAATACAAAGTTCCTCATGGTTTGTATTCTATTGCACTCTTTCCCTAAAAAAACATGATTTGCTTACAGATAGAATTCCAATTTCTTAAAAAAAGACCCCAAAGTGGCTTGTTCAGCGGACATGTGTACAGATGAATACAACAAATGGGactatatttctttatttcttgTCAtatcaaatcacccagcagttgTTCAGTCCTGGCTCATATTTATATGTTCAACTTTAAAAGTGTTTATTATAAAAAAGACCCCCTGGGAGAATGTTGCACATTTTTCCTCTGTTCACTTCAGCAACAGCTTTGCTTCTCATTCCTTGAAAAGATTAGGACACTCATTTGAGACATTGTTACTTCCTCTGGCTTTACAATCACAGTCCTGTATTGCAATAAATGTCCATCGCAGTTCATACTGTAGCTGCATAGACATTGGAAGCTTGGATAATTTGAAATACTGAAAGAAGCTAATTGAATCAAAATGAACTAACAAGTAactattttctgtgttttattgcTGTTGATTCACTGTTATTCAATTCCAGTTGTAATATTTATCCTATTTTTCAACAAATACTTTCCACACAGATTCATCGCTACTAGCCAAATGCAACCAACCGACGCCAGGAAAGTATTTCCTTGTTTCGATGAGCCAGCCATGAAGGCTACATTTAGAGTCTCTCTCATCCATAGGCCTGGCACGACAGCATTAGCAAATGGGAAAGTCATAGGTGAGAAGCACATTTCATACTAGGGAATGTTAAGCCACCTTCTAAAAGCGCCTCACATTCTTATGTAGCCTTACAAAAAGGTTATACAGGAATCCTGCAGGGAAAATCCtgcataatacagtatatatccTGCAGGAATAAGAAGTCCTGCAGGATATCCCATAGGATTTTCGGGGCCACTTTACTGTTGGACAATTCCTGTAGGATTCCTGCAGGTACAGTGAGCTCcagaagtattgggacagtgacaattttGTTGTTTTGGTTCTGTAATGATACAATgacaatgaaatgataaaatgactgtgaggttaaagtgcagattgtcagctttcatttgagggtattttctgaaattacagcactttttgtacgtAGTCCccacattttaggggaccaaaagtattgggacgaattcacttatgtgtattaaagtagtaaaaagttaagtatttggtccc
This genomic window contains:
- the LOC120053927 gene encoding uncharacterized protein LOC120053927, with translation MNTMSPRKKLLVPVSRRRMAKAGDDLFPFNLLPVECQLHVLSFLSEVDKCNSALVCSSWSCLVRSGKLWRVADFSRRGVIHLGQEGLLVSNREFERWKAWVQHYTHHLISRGASLLTLKASFDLGDQCNKWGELLSDLLENVHCRDLSHLDLNWTFTLLEPLDLRVGSNSHHDSITKIKMDQVTNFQVLLGKLSHSCPRITKMRLHFDWSETSVSLLTHFQHLRVLELKYFWVFKGVSPSTLQTLTKSLPNLKSLTLHILVPLRNLGISYTLESMSLEFLDVSPSRGLVFSSLNLPALRELRAKKIVRGITLDRRTRLRIQSRWPCLYQVLREGTPRLQALNNERLLPGWREQSYRELSSILQQSCYCLQHLDSWLW